A region of the Arthrobacter sp. FW306-07-I genome:
AAGGGCCTGTCCATGGAGCTTGGCGGCAAGTCCCCCTGCGTCATCTTCGCTGATGCGGACCTGGACGCCGCCATCGATTCCGCCCTGTTCGGCGTCTTCTCCCTCAATGGGGAGCGCTGCACCGCAGGTTCCCGCATCCTGGTGGAACGCGGCATTTACGACGAATTCTGCGAGAAGTACGCCGCCCGGGCCAGGAACATCGTGGTCGGCGACCCCCACGACCCCAAGACCCAGGTGGGAGCCCTGGTCCACCCCGAGCACTACGAGAAGGTGGCTTCCTACGTGGAGATCGGCAAGTCCGAAGGCCGGCTCCTGGCCGGCGGCGGCCGCCCCGACCACCTGCCCGAAGGCAACTACATCGCACCCACGGTGTTTGCCGACGTCGCACCCGACGCCCGGATCTTCCAAGAGGAAGTCTTCGGACCCGTCGTGGCCATCACCCCGTTCGAGAACGACGACGAAGCCCTCACGCTGGCCAACAACACCAAGTACGGCCTGGCGGCCTACATCTGGACCCAGAACCTGACCCGGGCGCACAACTTCTCGCAAAACGTGGAAGCCGGCATGGTCTGGCTGAACAGCCACAACGTCCGCGACCTGCGTACCCCGTTCGGCGGTGTCAAGGCATCCGGCCTGGGCCACGAGGGCGGCTACCGCTCCATCGACTTCTACACCGACCAGCAGGCCGTGCACATCACGCTCGGCTCCGTCCACACCCCCAAATTCGGCGTCTAGCCCAACTAGCTCGCACTTGTTGTCGTTTTGAAGCTCCAAAACGACAACTACTGCCAGTCAGATGGGGAAAGCCCTTTCAAAGAAGAGAGAATCCCATGACCAACTTCGTTCCCACCCCCACCGTCCCTGCTCCGGACATCGTGCGCTGCGCCTACATGGAAATCGTGGTCACGGACCTCGCCAGGTCCCGCGAGTTCTACGTGGACGTCCTGGGCCTGCACGTCACCGAAGAGGACGAGAACGCCATCTACCTGCGCTCCCTGGAGGAGTTCATCCACCACAACCTGGTGCTGCGCAAGGGACCGGTCGCCGCCGTCGCCGCGTTCGCCTACCGGGTGAAGTCCGCCGCCGAGGTGGACGCCGCCGAGGCCTACTACAAGGAGCTCGGCTGCCGGGTGGAGCGCCGCAAGGAAGGCTTCACCAAGGGCATCGGCGACTCCGTGCGCGTGGAGGACCCGCTGGGCTTCCCCTACGAGTTCTTCTACGAGGTGGAACACGTCGATCGCCTCACCCAGCGCTACGACCTTTACTCGGCCGGTGAACTGGTCCGCCTGGACCACTTCAACCAGGTCACCCCCGACGTCCCGCGCGGCCGGGCGTACCTGGAGGACCTCGGCTTCCGCGTATCCGAGGACATCAAGGATTCCGACGGCGTCACCTATGCCGCCTGGATGCACCGCAAGCAGACGGTCCACGACACGGCCCTGACCGGCGGCAACGGCCCGCGCATGCACCACGTCGCGTTCGCCACCCACGAGAAGCACAACATCATCCAGATCTGCGACAAGATGGGCGCCCTGCGCATCAGCGACCGGATCGAACGCGGCCCCGGCCGGCACGGCGTGTCCAACGCCTTCTACCTCTACATCCTGGACCCGGACGGCCACCGCATCGAGATCTACACCCAGGACTACTACACCGGCGATCCCGACAACCCCACCATCACCTGGGACGTCCACGACAACCAGCGCCGCGACTGGTGGGGCAACCCCGTCGTGCCCTCCTGGTACACCGAGGCCTCCCTGGTCCTGGACCTGGACGGCAACCCGCAGCCGGTCATCGTCCGCGAGGAAAAGTCCGAGATGGCGGTGACCGTGGGGGCCGACGGCTTCTCCTACACCCGCAAGGACGGTTCGCCCGAAGGCGACCGGACCGGCTTCAAGCTGGGAGTCCAGGTCTAGCCATGCTTGAGCCGACGACGATTGAGGCCATCGCGGACGAGCTGGTGGAAGCCGGCCGGACCCGCACCCCTGTTCCCCGCCTGACCGCCCGCTACCCTGGCATGACGGTGGAGGACTCCTACGCGGTGCAACAGCTGTGGCGGCGCCGGAACGAAGACGCAGGCAGGACCCTGGTGGGGCGCAAGATCGGCCTCACGTCCAGGGCCATGCAGGCCGCCACGGGCATCACGGAACCGGACTACGGCGCCATCTTCGATGACATGGTGCTGGAAACCGGCTGCTCGGTCCAGTGGGACCAGTACACGCACCCGCGGGTGGAGGTGGAGCTGGCGTTCGTGTTGAAGGACGGGCTCAAGGGCCCGGGCGTGACCATTTTCGATGTCCTGAAGGCCACCGACTACGTGGTTCCGGCCCTCGAGATCCTGGACTCCCGGATCGAAATGGAGGGCCGGACCATCGTGGACACCATCTCGGACAACGCGGCCATGGGCGCCATGGTGATCGGCGGCAACCCGGTGAAGCCGGACGCCGTGGACCTGCGCTGGGTCTCCGCCATCCTCTACAAGAACCAGACCGTGGAGGAGACCGGGGTTGCCGCCGGAGTCCTGGACCACCCCGCCAACGGGGTCCATTGGCTGGCCAACAAGATCGCCGCCCACGGTGACGCGTTGAAGGCCGGGGACATCATCCTGGCCGGTTCCTTCACCCGTCCCCTGTGGGTGTACAAGGGTGATACCGTGCATGCCGACTACGGACCGCTGGGGAGCGTGACATGCCGTTTCGAATAGAGGACACCTTCCGGTCCGCGCTGGCTGCGGAAAAGCACAAGGGTAAGGCAGGCCGGCCGCTGGCCGGCATGTGGGTCTGCTCCGGCAGCCCGCTCATCGCCGAACTCTGCGCCGGATCCGGACTGGACTGGCTGCTGATCGATGCCGAACACAGCCCCAACGGACTCGAATCCATCCTCGCCCAGCTCCAGGCCATCCACGGCTACCCTGTGCATACCCTGGTCCGGCCGCCGGTCAACGACACCGTGGTGATCAAGCAGTACCTGGACCTGGGCGTGCAGAACCTGCTGATCCCCATGGTCAACTCGGTCGCCGAGGCCGAGGCCGCCGTGGCCGCCACCCGATACCCGCCGCAGGGCGTCCGGGGCGTGGGCTCCGCTCTTGCCCGCGCCGCACGGTGGAACCGGGTTCCGGACTACCTGGCCAAGGCCAACGAGACCATCAGCGTCACCGTCCAGATCGAATCCACGGCCGCCGTCGAGTCAGTGGAGGACATCCTCAAGGTCGACGGCGTGGACGCCGTCTTCGTCGGCCCGTCAGACCTCGCGGCCTCCATGGGACTGCTGGGACAGCAGGAACACCCCGACGTGCGCGCCGCCGTCGAACACTGCCTCGCCGCCGCCAAAACGGCCGGGAAACCTGCCGGCGTTAACGCCTTCAACCCGGACACCGCGCAGCATTATCTCGACCACGGCGCCGATTTCATCCTGGTTGGCGCCGACGTCGCCCTCCTGGCCCGCGGCTCCGAAGCCCTCGCGGCGAAGTTCGTAAAGCCAATCGACGGCGAAACACGGCCCAGCTACTAAGCCCCGGTGGTTGAGCCCGCTGCCGGACTGGCCCAGTTTTAGACGCGGAAAACCCGGAAACCCGGGCTCCCGTCGTGGGTTATCTCCGAAAAGTGGGCCAGTGTGGCACAGGGGCCTTCGTTGCTAGCCCATGGCCGGGGCGGCTGACGTCCGGCCGGCGAACTGCCGGCGGGCCCAGCGTGCCAGTTTCTTGCCCTTGCCCTTCCACCAGTTGTCCTCGTCCTGGTTGTGGTGGAACCGGAAGACGATGGCCACCAGCACGAACATGCCCATCACCACATCCATCCAGGAGGAAACCACCAAGGCGATGAAGACGGTCATGGCATTGGCCATGATGGACGGGATGGCCAGGGTCCGGAACACCGTGCTGGCCACGTAGCGCCGGTGCGACCTCGGGACGGAAAGCTCGCGGACCATGTCGAAGCAGACGCAGACCACCACGACAGTCTGCCCGATGGCCAGCAGGATCTGCCCAGGCAGGGAGTGGCTGAACGCGGCCACCGATTCCATTCCCGGACTCATGGCCGGGCCTTGCGGATGAGACCTTTGCTGAGAACTCTAAACACGGAAAAACCCCCAGAACTTGTGGAACCACCGCCGCTGATCCGGCGATGGTTCCATTCAAGTTTTAGGGGGCTGTCCGGTCACGAGTAGTAGGTACTCTATTTTCGGCAGGCAGCGGAATGCAGTACCTACTGCCCAATGGCCCGGGGCCGCCACAGCATGACAGCCTGCGACCTGGGCCGGGGCCGCTGTCCGCGTGCCAGGCTCACCACGTCACCGGCTGCGCCGGCAGCAAAGATCCGCGAGTCCACCGCACGGGGCCGGCGGCCCAGTTCCTCGGTGAGCTCGGTGATGCGGCTCTGGAGGGCCGCGACCTGGTTTTCGAGTTCCAGGATGCGCTTGATGCCCTCGAGCGATACGCCTTCCTGGGACAGCCGCTGCACTTCCCGCAGCATGTTCACATCACGCTGCGAATAGCGCCGCGATTTCCCGGGGGCGCGGCTGGGCTTGACGATGCCCAGCCGGTCGTACTGCCGCAGGGTCTGCGGATGCATGTCCGCCAGCTCGGCCGCCACGGAGATCACGAAGATCGGCTGGTCAGCACTGATGTCCACGGCTCACCTCCGCCCTAAAGCCGGGCCTTGGCTGCCAGGCCCTCGCGGACGTCCGCCGACGACGTTGCCTCGGCGAACGCCTTGACCGCAGCTTCGGCGTCCTTGTTGAGATTCTTGGGAACTGCGACGTCGATGGTCACCAGAAGGTCGCCGGTGCCCTTGGAGGTCTTCACGCCTTTGCCCTTCACCCGCAGGGTGCGTCCCGACGGCGTGCCCGCCGGGACGCGGACCTTCACCTTGTCGCCGTCGATGGTAGGCACTTCGATGTCGGCGCCCAGGGCAGCCTCCGGGAAGGTGACCGGGACGTGGATGCGGAGGTTGTCGCCGTCGCGCGTGTAAAAAGCGTGGGGCTGGACGGAGACGGACACCACCAGGTCGCCGCTGCCGGCAGCACCCGGCTGGCCCTTGCCGCGCACGCGGACCTTCTGGCCGTCCTTGATGCCGGCAGGAACGCGGACATCGATGACTTCGCCGCTGGGCTCGCGCAGGCCGATAGTGGTGCCGCGGATGGAACCGGCAAAGGAAATGCTGGTGGAAGCGGTCCGGTCAGCGCCCTTCTGCGGCGTGCGCTGGAACCCGGGGGCACCGCCGAAGCCGCCAAAAAGATCCGCGAACTCGGGAGGGATGCCACCGGCGGAAGGATTGAACCCGCCCGCATGGCGTCCGGTGTTGCCGGTGAACAGGCCGCCGAACATGTCCTCGAACCCGCCGTTGCCACCGGCGGCACCGCCGGGAGCAAACCGCGCCCCGCTGCCCATGGCCCGGATGGCGTCATACTGCTGGCGCTCATCGGGATCCGAAAGCACCGAATAAGCCTCGGAGATGTCCTTGAACTTCTTCTCGGAAGCAGCGTTCCCCGCATTCGTATCAGGGTGGTGCTGGCGCGCAAGCTTCCGGTAGGCCTTCTTGATGTCGGCGTCGGAAGCGTCCTTGGCAACACCAAGGATCTTGTAAAAGTCCTTGTCCACCCAATCCTGGCTAGCCAATGGCGTTTCCTTTCAAAAAGTACGTGCCGAGATGGCAGTTCACATCAGTGTTCTTACGAATCATTGCTGCGAACTGCCATCTCGTTGGAGTAATGCTACGCAGGTACAGCGACGATGACCTGGGCTGCGCGGAGGACGCGGTCTCCTGATTTGTAGCCTGAGCGGAGCACCTGGCTGACGGTGTCAACCTCGATGTCCTCGCCGGGCTGCTGGATCAGGGCCTCGTGGATCGTGGGATCGAACTCCACGCCGGTCTCGTTGATGCGGACCAGGCCGTACGTCTTCAGCGCGTTCTCCAGTTTGTTGGCGATCGCGGCGAAGGGTCCGTCGGTGAGGTCGCCGTGCTGACGGGCGGCGTCGACGTCGTCCAGGACCGGGAGCAGGGAGTTCAGGACGCCGATGACGGCCATTTCCCCTGCCACGGCGCGGTCGCGTTCAACGCGCTTGCGGTAGTTGACGTACTCAGCCTGGAGGCGGAGCAGGTCGTTGCGCAGTTCGGCTGCCTCGGCGTTGCCGGTTGATCCTGCCGGTGCCCCCTGGGCCACGGATTCCTCGGCCGGCACGTCCACGCCGTTGAGAATCTCCTCGGCCTGGGCCAGTGCGTCGCCGTCGGAATCTGCTCCGGCCTGGGAACCGGCCCCGGGGGCAGTGTTTCCGCCTTCAGCGTGACTGCCCTCGGGGTGCCGGGCCTGCCCGGTCACCGGGTCAACCTTGCGGTTGTCCCGGATGATCGGTTCGCCGTTCTGACCGCGCTCCTGGCCGGCGGATGCGTTGTGCTCTTCCTCGTTACCGTGGTGCGGCATGGGTTACTTCTTCGCTTCGTCTTCGTCGATGATCTCGGCGTCGACGATGTCCTCGTCGGAGGAACCTGCCGAAGCTCCGGCGGCACCTTCGGCACCTGCAGCGCCTGCAGCCCCTGCGCCGTCCGGGGAACCGGCCTGGGCGTAGATCGCTTCGCCGAGCTTGGTCTGGGAAGCCTGAAGCTTCTCGAACGCAGACTTCACAGCGGCGTCGTCGGTGCCTTCGAGGGCCTTCTTGAGGCTGTCAACGTCGCCCTGGACCTCGGTCTTGACCTCTTCGGGCAGCTTGTCCGCGTTGTCGGCGATCAGCTTGTCCACGGAGTAGGCCAGCTGCTCGGCGGTGTTGCGGGTGTCGGTTGCCTCGCGGCGGGCCTTGTCCTCGGCTGCGTGCTCCTCGGCGTCACGGACCATGCGCTCGATGTCTTCCTTGGAAAGGCTGGAGCCACCGGTGATGGTCATGGACTGTTCCTTGCCGGTGCCCTTGTCCTTCGCGGAGACGTGGACGATGCCGTTGGCGTCGATGTCGAAGGTGACCTCAACCTGCGGAACACCACGCGGTGCCGGGGCGATGCCGGTCAGCTCGAAGGTGCCCAGCGGCTTGTTGTCGCGGGTGAATTCACGCTCGCCCTGGAAGACCTGGATGGCCACGGACGGCTGGTTATCGTCGGCGGTGGTGAAGGTCTCCGACCGCTTGGTGGGGATGGCGGTGTTGCGCTCGATCAGGTGCGTCATCACGCCGCCCTTGGTTTCGATGCCGAGGGACAGCGGGGTGACGTCGATCAGGAGGACGTCCTTGCGCTCACCCTTCAGCACACCTGCCTGCAGGGCTGCACCGACTGCCACGACCTCGTCCGGGTTGACGCCCTTGTTGGGCTCCTTGCCGCCGGCCAGTTCCTTCACCAGCTCGGAGACGGCGGGCATACGGGTTGAGCCACCGACCAGCACGATGTGGTTGATGTCGGAGAGCTTGATGCCGGCTTCCTTGATGACGTCGTGGAACGGCTTCTTGGTGCGCTCGAGCAGGTCCTTGGTGAGGTCCTGGAACTTGGCGCGGGTCAGCTGCTCATCCAGGTGGACCGGGCCGTCGGGGGTGACGGAGAGGTACTGGAGCGAGACGTTGGTGCTGGACGATGAGGACAGTTCCTTCTTGGCCTGCTCGGCGGCTTCGCGGAGGCGCTGCAGGGCGATCTTGTCCTTGGAGAGGTCGATGCCCTTGACCTTGAGCTGGTTCAGCAGGTAATCAACGACGCGCTGGTCCCAGTCGTCGCCGCCCAGTCGGTTGTCACCGGCGGTGGCACGAACCTGGATGGTGGAGAAGTTGTCTTCGTCCTTGCCGACTTCCAGCAGGGAGACGTCGAAGGTACCGCCACCGAGGTCGAAGACCAGGATGAGTTCGTCTTCCTTGCCTTTGTCCAGGCCGTAGGCGAGTGCTGCGGCGGTGGGCTCGTTGACGATGCGCAGGACGTTCAGGCCGGCGATTTCGCCGGCTTCCTTGGTGGCCTGGCGCTCGGCGTCGTTGAAGTAGGCCGGAACGGTGATGACGGCGTCGGTGACCTTTTCACCCAGGTAGGACTCGGCGTCGTTCTTCAGCTTCATGAGGATACGCGCGGAGATTTCCTGCGGGGTGTACTTCTTGTCGTCGATGGCCACGGTCCAGTCGGTGCCCATGTGGCGCTTGACCGAAGCGATGGTGCGCTCGATGTTGTTGACGGCCTGGCGCTTGGCGATCTCGCCAACCAGGACCTCGCCGGACTTGGAGAATGCAACGACCGACGGCGTGGTGCGGCCACCCTCGGCGTTGGCAATAACGGTGGGCTCGCCACCTTCGAGAACGGAGACGACGGAGTTGGTGGTTCCGAGGTCGATACCTACTGCACGTGACATGTGTTGCTTCCTTCTTTCCTTGGAAACTGGTTGGCGCCCTAAGCGTTGAGCGTTCTGCACTCAACTCTACTCAGGGCGCCACCGATGTCAATCCAAAGTTGAGCGGACCCCGCTCAACTTTGAAATGTGTCCAGGCTTAAGGCCGCAAAATTCCTTGTGTTTCCGGCATCCAAAGAAAGATGTACGACGGCGGCAGGGCAGTTCGCTCTGCGAGAACGGCGCCGCCGGGCTGCTTAGCGCTCCGTGCCGCGGTCTCCGTGGAGGGGTCCGCGTTCCTCCGTTGTCGCCTGCATCTGGCCGCCGCCGGTCAGCCCTTCTCGGATGACTTTCTCGGTGCGGGCATCACCGGCCGTCCCGGCATCACCGTAATTGCCTTCCTCATACTCGCCCTCCGGCGTACCCCGCTCCGGCTCATTGAGGGCACCCGCGTCGCCATAGTCGCCGTCTTCGTATTGCCCGTCTTCCCCCGCATTTTCCGCGCGGGTGCCGGCAGGCCCGGCGTCCCCGTAATCGCCCTCCAGGTACTGGCCCTCACCCGCGCCCTCCGCCGGCCTGTCCACGGCTCCGGCGTCGCCGTAATCGCCATCCACGTACTGCCCACCTTCCCCTTCCAGTCCAGGTGCGCTGCTGCCGCTGCGGGGTTCCTCGGCTGCAAATTCCGGGTTCTCAGTCATGGTGCATCTCTCCTTCGAGGCTCCGCGTCCGTGCGGGCGCATTGGCAGTCTACCGACGGGGCGGGCGCACCAACAGGGTTCCGGCGGCCCGCATCGCCCACTGGAAACGGCTGTTGCCGCCACCGTGGAATGGTGGCGGCAACAGGGTTAGGGCGGGAAAGGCAGGGACTAGCGGGTGGGAACCTCTTCCAGGGGCTCGACGCCGGGCTCCCGCGGCTGCACGGCGTTTCCGCCGTCGGTCCGCCCCAGCTTGCTGGGCCACCAGATTCGAGGGCCGATGTCGTAGGCCAGGGCCGGGACCAGCAGCGAGCGCACCAGCATGGTGTCCAGCAGGACGCCGAAGGCCACGATGAAGGCCAGCTGCACCAGGAACATGATCGGAATGACACCCAATGCCGCAAAGGTGGCGGCCAGCACCACGCCTGCGGAGGTGATGACGCCGCCGGTCACGCCGAGGCCGCGGAGGATGCCGGGGCGGGTGCCATGCTTGAGCGATTCCTCCCGGACCCGGCTCATCAGGAAGATGTTGTAGTCCACGCCCAGGGCCACCAGGAACACGAAACCGAACAACGGAACGGTTGCGTCGGCGCCGGGGAAGCCGAAGAGGTTGTTGAACACGAAGGCCGAGACTCCCAGCGCGGCTGCGTAGGACAGCACCACGGAGAGCACCAGCAGGACCGGGGCCACGACGGAGCGCAGCAGCAGCATCAGGATAAAGAGGATCACCACCAGCACCACGGGGATGATGACCACCAGGTCGTGCTGGGCAGTGGTGTTGGTGTCCAGCGCCGTTGCGGTTACGCCGCCAACCAGGGCGCCGGGATCAACGGCCTTCACCTCGGTGCGGAGGGCCTTGATGGTTTCCTCCGCCTCCAGCGAGTCCGCGGCATTGTTCAGCGTGGCATTGATCAGCACCTTTCCGTCCCGTACGTCCGGGGCGCTGGGAGTGCCGGGGGCTCCGGTGATGGGCACACTGCCCGGGCCGAGCAGGTACGCCTCGCCCACGCCGTCGTCCGCTTTCACCTTGGCCAGCACCTCTGCTGCCTTGTCCTGGTCGGCCACCACGACGGCGGGGCTGCCGCTGCCGGCGTCGAAGTGCCGGGCCAGTGCGTCCTGGCCGTCGACGGCATTGGAGGCGGTGAGGATGACATCCGTCTGCGGCACGCCGTTGGCTTTCAGCTGGAACAGGCCGCCTGCGGCGACCAGCAGCAGGAGGACTGAGGCCACCCATACTGTCCTGGGGCGGCGCGACACCAGCGAACCGGTGGCGCGCCACAGGCCCTTCTGGCCTTCGAGCCCGGTGACCAGCTCAGGCTCGCGCTGGTCTGCCGGCAGGAGCTTGGGACGGAAGGGCCAGTACGCGGCCCTGCCAAGCAGAGCCATCAGGGCGGGCAGCAGGGTCAGCGCGGCGAACAGGGCGCACAGGATGCCTGCCGCGGCAACCGGCCCCAGTGCCTTGTTGGAGTTCAGGTCGGAAAAGAGGAGGCACAGCAGCGCGATGATCACGGTGGCGCCGGAGGCCACGATCGGCTCGAAGGACGCTTTCCAGGCGGTCAGGACGGCGGCGGTGCGGTTGGTGGTGTGGGTGAGGGCCTCGCGGAAGCGGGCTACGAAGAGCAGGGCGTAGTCCGTGGCCGCGCCGATCACCAGGATGGAGAGGATGCCCTGGCTTTGGCCGTTGAGCTGGATCCAGCCGGCCTTGGCCATGCCGAACACCAGCAGGATGGCAGCGCACAGGGCGAACACCGAGGTCAGCAGCACCATGATGGGCAGCAGCAGGGACCGATAGACGATCAGGAGGATCACGAACACGGCGGACAGGGCCACGAGCAGCAGGATGCCGTCGATTCCGCCGAACGCAGCGGTAAGGTCCGCCGCAAGTCCGGCCGGACCGGTCACGAAGGTCTGGGCACCTTCGGGCGCTGCCTCCTTGACCGTGTCGCGGAGTTCCTTGACGGCGTCCTTGAGCTCGGCCGACGATCCGATGGGCACAACGAACTGCACAGCCTTGGCGTCATTGGAGGGAATTGGGCCGATGACGGTGCTGCCCAGCTTGAGGTTCTCAAGGTCGGCCTTCAGGGTGGCAAGTTCGCCCAGCTGCGGGGGCGTGAATGCCTCGCTCTTCTCGATGACGATGATGCCGGGGACTTCGTCGGAGTCACGGAACTTCGCCTGCCAATCCTGGGCCTCCGTGGCCTCGGCGCTGGCGGGCAGGAAGGAGGCCTGGTCGTTGGACGAAACCTCCTCCAGGCGGCCGAAGGTTGGGCCGCCCACGCCCGCGAGGCCCAGCCAGGTCAGCACCAGGACAACCGGGACCAGCCAGCGCAGCCAGAACGGGACACGTTCCCTGCCAACTTTTGTGCGTTTCATGATGCCTTCCGGGGGTGAGCAGGAGGAGTAGTATTTGTTCCAGCATAGATTATCTCCATGACAGAGATAAGTGCCAGTCAAGCTTTTTTCGTTTCGCCGGAACTATTGCCCGGCGGGTGCAGGTGGCTCCATGGGGCCTGGAGTAATATCCGTCAGGACGCCTGGGCAAAACTCGGCGCAGGAATGAAAGCTGGGAGGTGGAGATGGCGGAGAACAAGGCTCCGGATGCTTCCCCTTTTGAGCAGGCAGGCCCGGAGTTCGGGCACCCGCTGCTGCGGATCCTGCAGGAGTTCACCATCGAGGCGAACCGCTACGTGGATGCCGCCGGGGACCGCAAGGACATGCACCGCACGGACATGAACGCCCTCGCCGTGATCATGCGCCATACCGCCAGGGGCAACGTGGTGACGCCCGGCCTGCTGCGGAAGGAACTGAACCTGAGTTCACCCGCCACTACCGCACTGATCGACCGGCTGGACCAATCCGGGCATGTGGTCCGGGAACGCCACAGCACGGATCGGCGTCAGGTCCAGCTCAAGATGACACCGAAGGCATTCCGGGAAGGGGGTGCCATCTTCGCTCCGCTGGCGCAGCACATGGGCAGCGCCATCGCCGGCTTCTCGGAGGAGGAGCTGGACACTGTCACGCGCTTCATGACGGCAATGATTGACGCAACCGTGGCGGCAAGGACGGAATCCGAATAGCAGGACCGATGGAGGGGTAGCGTTTGATCATGAGTGCGCAGCAGCCCGAAGACGACGTTTACACGCACGGCCACCACGAATCGGTGGTCCGCGCCCATGCCGCCAGGACCGCCGAAAATTCCGCGGCCTTCGTCCTCCCCTACCTCACGCCCGGGTCGACCCTGCTGGACGTCGGCTGCGGACCGGGCACCATCACCTGCGACTTCGCCGCCCTGGTCAACCCCGGAAAGGTCACCGGGTTGGACCGTTCACCGGACATCGTCGCCCAGGCTCAGGCGCTCGCCGTCGAACGGGAAGTGCCCAATGTGGACTTCGTGGCGGGCAACATCTATGACCTCGACTTTCCCGACGAAAGCTTCGACGTCGTCCATGCCCACCAGGTACTCCAGC
Encoded here:
- a CDS encoding MarR family winged helix-turn-helix transcriptional regulator, whose product is MAENKAPDASPFEQAGPEFGHPLLRILQEFTIEANRYVDAAGDRKDMHRTDMNALAVIMRHTARGNVVTPGLLRKELNLSSPATTALIDRLDQSGHVVRERHSTDRRQVQLKMTPKAFREGGAIFAPLAQHMGSAIAGFSEEELDTVTRFMTAMIDATVAARTESE